The proteins below come from a single Asanoa ferruginea genomic window:
- a CDS encoding metallophosphoesterase family protein, whose translation MEDVTEEGDGKPARRVRVWAALKRAAKSRPTRRGGVLLSILAVALVGLVIGVLLGARAQTDIGPFQADLSLRPATSGETEVVVPPLGALHIDSHDGPLRFTVRLGALDQNRTQALITDPNGITRASQSVVDDLENGILRLGFRTVSVAVLGAVVLGLLVFRNTRRAAWCGGVALVVTAGTFGLAAGTLRPDSIEQPRYEGLLVNAPAIVGDARRIAQDYGKYAEQLKTIVANVSRIYTTVNRLPIYGQTDGGIRILHVSDLHLNPSAWPTIRTVVEQFDIDAVIDTGDITDWGSEPEATYVGSISLLGVPYVYIRGNHDSAKTAAAVGRQRGAVVLENRVTEVAGLRIAGIGDPRFTPDKETSPAGSGRSKQVIEQVYDAGAQLAATVKASGKPADVCLVHDPESAPALNGVCPTILAGHIHHREVRMLPPGPTIKNPSRVLVEGSTGGAGLRGLEGEQPTPLQMSVLYFDDAKTLQAYDDIQLGGTGQAQVTLNRTVIARPPVNPTPTPTLPTPTPTPTPTGTSTPPADIPAPPTETAEPLSSPSGTPAGR comes from the coding sequence ATGGAAGACGTGACTGAGGAGGGCGACGGGAAGCCGGCGCGACGGGTCCGGGTCTGGGCGGCGCTCAAGCGGGCCGCGAAGTCCCGGCCGACCCGGCGCGGCGGCGTGCTGCTCTCGATCCTGGCGGTCGCGCTGGTCGGCCTGGTTATCGGCGTGCTCCTCGGCGCCCGCGCGCAGACCGACATCGGCCCGTTCCAGGCCGACCTCTCGCTGCGCCCGGCCACCAGCGGTGAGACCGAGGTCGTCGTGCCGCCGCTGGGCGCCCTGCACATCGACAGCCACGACGGTCCGCTGCGGTTCACCGTGCGGCTCGGCGCCCTCGACCAAAACCGCACCCAGGCGCTGATCACCGATCCCAACGGCATCACCCGGGCCAGCCAGAGCGTGGTCGACGACCTGGAAAACGGCATCCTGCGGCTCGGCTTCCGCACCGTCTCGGTCGCCGTACTCGGTGCGGTCGTGCTCGGTCTGCTGGTCTTCCGCAACACCCGGCGGGCGGCCTGGTGCGGCGGCGTCGCGCTGGTGGTCACGGCCGGCACCTTCGGGCTCGCGGCCGGCACCCTGCGACCTGATTCGATCGAGCAGCCGCGCTACGAGGGCCTGCTGGTCAACGCGCCCGCCATCGTCGGTGACGCGCGGCGGATCGCGCAGGACTACGGCAAATACGCCGAGCAGTTGAAGACGATCGTCGCCAACGTCAGCCGGATCTACACGACGGTCAACCGGCTGCCGATCTACGGGCAGACCGACGGCGGCATCCGCATCCTGCACGTCTCCGACCTGCACCTCAACCCGTCGGCCTGGCCGACCATCCGCACCGTGGTCGAGCAGTTCGACATCGACGCGGTGATCGACACCGGCGACATCACCGACTGGGGCTCCGAGCCGGAAGCGACCTACGTCGGCTCGATCTCGCTGCTCGGCGTCCCCTACGTCTACATCCGCGGCAACCACGACTCGGCGAAGACGGCGGCCGCGGTCGGCCGGCAGCGCGGCGCGGTCGTCCTCGAGAACCGGGTCACCGAGGTCGCGGGCCTGCGCATCGCTGGCATCGGCGATCCGCGTTTCACCCCCGACAAGGAAACGTCACCGGCCGGCTCCGGGCGTTCGAAGCAGGTCATCGAGCAGGTGTACGACGCCGGCGCCCAACTCGCCGCCACCGTCAAGGCGAGCGGGAAGCCGGCCGACGTCTGCCTGGTGCACGACCCGGAGTCGGCGCCCGCGCTCAACGGCGTCTGCCCGACGATCCTCGCCGGCCACATCCATCACCGCGAGGTGCGGATGCTGCCACCCGGCCCGACCATCAAGAACCCGAGCCGGGTTTTGGTCGAGGGCTCGACCGGCGGCGCGGGGCTGCGCGGCCTGGAGGGCGAGCAGCCCACGCCGCTGCAGATGTCGGTCCTCTACTTCGACGACGCCAAGACCTTGCAGGCCTACGACGACATCCAGCTCGGCGGCACCGGCCAGGCCCAGGTGACCCTCAACCGCACCGTGATCGCCCGCCCGCCGGTCAACCCGACGCCGACACCGACCCTGCCGACCCCGACCCCGACCCCGACGCCAACGGGCACGTCAACGCCGCCGGCCGACATCCCCGCGCCACCAACGGAAACCGCCGAACCGCTGTCATCGCCGTCCGGGACTCCGGCGGGTCGCTGA
- a CDS encoding PQQ-dependent sugar dehydrogenase, producing the protein MHTVLSGSPARLCRVTGHPSSRRRGFAVAAVAALLLAASGCAFGPPDPDAAGEPPNLPTPSADPSASNDDGLDQSVAVSVVAKGLEVPWGIAFLPDGGALVTERDTARILKVGPESDTNGLKVTTAQTLDGVDAQGESGLLGIAVSPKYETDKTVFIYYSTADDNRVAKMTLGSQPKPIVTGIPLSGIHNGGRLAFGPDGFLYVTTGDASDRGRSQDKASLGGKILRMTADGKPAPGNPFPNSLVWSMGHRNVQGIAWDSGKRLWATEFGQSTFDEINLIQPGKNYGWPTVEGKAEGANKGKFVDPLVTWPTSESSCSGAAVIERILVAACLKGQRLWAMELTDSGTILGAPRPLLQGEYGRLRAAVAAPDGSLWVSTSNKDGRGDPKPDDDRILRLVFSGGGAGKS; encoded by the coding sequence ATGCACACCGTCTTGTCAGGGAGCCCCGCTAGGCTGTGCCGGGTGACCGGCCATCCCTCGTCCCGCCGCCGTGGCTTCGCCGTCGCCGCCGTGGCCGCCCTGCTGCTCGCGGCTTCCGGGTGCGCCTTCGGGCCGCCCGATCCCGACGCCGCGGGGGAGCCGCCCAACCTGCCGACGCCCTCCGCCGATCCGTCGGCGTCCAACGACGACGGCCTCGACCAGTCGGTCGCCGTCTCCGTCGTCGCCAAGGGGCTCGAGGTGCCGTGGGGCATCGCGTTCCTGCCCGATGGTGGCGCACTGGTCACCGAGCGCGACACCGCGCGGATCCTCAAGGTTGGTCCCGAGTCCGACACCAACGGGCTCAAGGTGACCACCGCGCAGACGCTCGACGGGGTCGACGCCCAGGGTGAGAGTGGGCTGCTCGGCATCGCGGTCTCACCGAAATACGAGACCGACAAAACCGTCTTCATCTATTACTCGACGGCTGACGACAACCGGGTCGCCAAGATGACCCTGGGCAGCCAGCCGAAGCCGATCGTGACCGGCATTCCGCTGTCCGGCATCCACAACGGCGGGCGGCTCGCGTTCGGGCCCGACGGCTTCCTCTACGTGACCACCGGCGACGCCTCCGATCGCGGGCGGTCGCAGGACAAGGCGAGCCTCGGCGGCAAGATCCTGCGGATGACGGCCGACGGCAAGCCGGCGCCGGGTAACCCGTTCCCCAACTCGCTGGTCTGGTCGATGGGGCACCGCAACGTGCAGGGCATCGCCTGGGATTCGGGGAAGCGGCTCTGGGCCACCGAGTTCGGGCAGAGCACCTTTGACGAGATCAATCTGATCCAGCCGGGCAAAAACTATGGCTGGCCGACCGTCGAGGGCAAGGCCGAGGGCGCCAACAAGGGCAAGTTCGTCGACCCGCTGGTGACCTGGCCGACCAGCGAGTCGAGCTGCTCCGGCGCGGCCGTGATCGAGCGGATCCTGGTCGCGGCCTGCCTCAAGGGCCAGCGGCTGTGGGCGATGGAGCTGACCGACTCCGGCACGATCCTCGGCGCACCACGCCCGCTGTTGCAGGGCGAATACGGCCGGCTCCGGGCCGCCGTCGCCGCGCCGGACGGGTCGCTCTGGGTCAGCACCTCCAACAAAGACGGGCGGGGCGACCCCAAGCCCGACGACGACCGCATCCTGCGCCTCGTGTTCTCCGGCGGCGGCGCGGGAAAGAGTTGA
- the ilvD gene encoding dihydroxy-acid dehydratase gives MPELRSRTSTHGRTMAGARALWRATGMTDDDFGKPIVAIANSFTQFVPGHVHLRNMGALVADSIAEAGGVGREFNTIAVDDGIAMGHGGMLYSLPSRELIADAVEYMVNAHCADALVCISNCDKITPGMLIAALRLNIPTVFVSGGPMEAGKTIAVDGVVGNKLDLIDAMIAASNDEVSDAELGEIERSACPTCGSCSGMFTANSMNCLTEAIGLSLPGNGSTLATHAARRKLFTDAGRTVVDLAKRYYDGDDTSVLPRNVASRPAFENAVALDVAMGGSTNTVLHLLAAAREAELDFTVTDIDAISRRVPCLSKVAPNTPKYHMEDVHRAGGIPAILGELARGGALNTGVHSVHSPDLASWLAEWDIRGGSPSEAALELFHAAPGGVRTTEPFSTENRWSTLDTDAADGCIRDVAHAYTADGGLAILHGNLAPEGSVVKTAGVDEELWRFSGPAKVFESQEAAVDGILAKEIQPGDVVVIRYEGPRGGPGMQEMLYPTSFLKGRGLGKLCALITDGRFSGGTSGLSIGHVSPEAAGGGLIALVEDGDEIVIDIPARSLTLNVPDDVLDARRVAQEKRDKPYTPVDRQRTVSAALRAYASMATSASDGAYRKVPE, from the coding sequence ATGCCTGAGCTGCGCTCCAGAACCTCGACACACGGACGGACGATGGCCGGCGCCCGGGCCCTCTGGCGGGCCACCGGGATGACCGACGATGACTTCGGCAAGCCGATCGTGGCCATTGCCAACAGCTTCACGCAGTTCGTACCCGGGCATGTGCACCTACGCAACATGGGCGCGCTGGTCGCCGACTCGATCGCCGAGGCCGGCGGCGTCGGCCGCGAGTTCAACACGATCGCGGTCGACGACGGCATCGCGATGGGCCACGGCGGCATGCTCTACTCGCTGCCCAGCCGCGAGCTGATCGCCGACGCCGTCGAATACATGGTCAACGCGCACTGCGCCGACGCGCTGGTCTGCATCTCCAACTGCGACAAGATCACGCCGGGCATGCTGATCGCCGCGCTGCGGCTCAACATCCCCACCGTGTTCGTCTCCGGCGGGCCGATGGAGGCCGGCAAGACCATCGCGGTCGACGGTGTCGTGGGCAACAAGCTCGACCTGATCGACGCGATGATCGCCGCGTCCAACGACGAGGTGAGCGACGCCGAGCTCGGTGAGATCGAGCGGTCGGCCTGCCCGACCTGCGGCTCGTGCTCCGGCATGTTCACCGCCAACTCGATGAACTGTCTGACCGAGGCGATCGGCCTGTCGCTGCCCGGCAACGGCTCGACGCTGGCCACCCACGCGGCCCGCCGCAAGCTGTTCACCGACGCCGGCCGCACGGTCGTCGACCTGGCCAAGCGCTACTACGACGGCGACGACACCTCGGTGCTGCCGCGCAACGTCGCCAGCCGGCCGGCCTTCGAGAACGCGGTCGCGCTCGACGTCGCGATGGGCGGCTCCACCAACACGGTGCTGCACCTGCTCGCCGCCGCGCGGGAGGCCGAGCTCGACTTCACGGTCACCGACATCGACGCGATCTCGCGCCGGGTGCCCTGCCTGTCGAAGGTGGCGCCCAACACGCCGAAATACCACATGGAAGACGTGCACCGCGCCGGCGGCATCCCGGCGATCCTGGGCGAGCTGGCCCGCGGCGGCGCGCTCAACACCGGGGTGCACTCGGTGCACTCCCCCGACCTGGCGTCGTGGCTGGCCGAGTGGGACATCCGCGGCGGCTCCCCGTCGGAGGCGGCGCTCGAGCTCTTCCACGCTGCGCCCGGCGGCGTGCGCACCACCGAGCCGTTCTCGACCGAGAACCGGTGGTCCACGTTGGACACCGACGCCGCCGACGGCTGCATCCGCGACGTCGCACACGCGTACACCGCGGATGGTGGTCTGGCGATCCTGCACGGCAACCTCGCGCCTGAAGGCTCGGTCGTCAAGACCGCCGGCGTCGACGAGGAACTGTGGCGCTTCAGCGGCCCCGCGAAGGTGTTCGAGTCGCAGGAGGCCGCGGTTGACGGCATCCTGGCCAAGGAGATCCAACCGGGCGACGTCGTCGTCATCCGCTACGAGGGACCGCGCGGCGGGCCGGGCATGCAGGAGATGCTCTACCCGACCTCGTTCCTCAAGGGCCGCGGGCTCGGCAAGCTGTGCGCGCTGATCACCGACGGCCGCTTCTCCGGCGGCACGTCCGGCCTGTCGATCGGGCACGTCTCCCCCGAGGCGGCCGGCGGCGGCTTGATCGCCCTGGTCGAAGACGGCGACGAGATCGTCATCGACATCCCGGCCCGGTCGTTGACCCTCAACGTGCCCGACGACGTGCTCGACGCGCGCCGGGTCGCGCAGGAGAAGCGCGACAAGCCCTACACGCCGGTCGACCGGCAGCGCACGGTGTCGGCGGCGCTACGGGCCTACGCCTCGATGGCCACCTCGGCCAGTGACGGCGCCTACCGCAAGGTTCCGGAGTAA
- a CDS encoding putative bifunctional diguanylate cyclase/phosphodiesterase, with translation MHFGTGAALAAAAGTLAAAVVTVLLVSSARARVGAARQAHLMLAIGSALAALTTAIALVGVLTFAEQWGHHQEARTNFAIGIGIGAAIGAGVMCAGLLRLPWAAGTRRIAGRHLLDALVIAFALWFVGWVLVSPPTQIFGPATPRPCVGLYVSAAAAALAVGIVVIVTMRGAGSRLRLLLMGCGAISVAACGVGLTAGLCQAGPGLATLSGVVMPIALMVVAFAGRGVDTEAIAELDVIRRGTSYAFVPMLAMAISGMVHVMIGGQFTAMGIALGSLEGFALVARQFVALRDVRNYAIRLQDGEAHFKELAHTDPLTGLANRRGLLRALAEEVEPGKPCVLLGLDLDGFKNVNDMRGHDVGDDVLVEVGQRLRMNLRPGDVAARLGGDEFAVLMWAKPHEAQGAAERLLRVLNKPYEQKSGRVFLSVSIGVAGGETASDESTLLQHADLALRYAKQRGKNRVERYHASYDQLLRRRTTLEHEMRGAIERGELHLAFQPVVIMPSVQPVGAEALLRWHHPDLGAIRPDEFIPIAEECGMIAKLGAWVLHQACHQLSRWLADGHDVWVSVNVSPRELHAPEYVDQVAEALRAHRVPPQRLVLEVTEHAVATDLDELIKRLRALRAIGVRIALDDFGTGYSSLGQLRRLPIDILKIDHSLVAEAEPGGDRALPPLITLAGGLDPLGNTKPTRPKGGPLVDIVVRLGHRLGLEVIAEGVTNQNELSAVLDAGCRFGQGQLFGWGVPAEHLEAMLDAATSPGARRDRTTRSSTVGEKLADRPACGELAPPAQRAVATPPAQDVGSVDSSREIRQS, from the coding sequence GTGCACTTCGGGACCGGTGCGGCCCTTGCAGCCGCCGCAGGCACCTTGGCGGCTGCGGTCGTCACGGTTCTGTTGGTTTCCTCCGCGCGGGCCCGCGTCGGCGCCGCCCGCCAGGCCCACCTCATGCTCGCGATCGGCAGCGCGCTCGCCGCACTGACCACGGCGATCGCGCTGGTCGGCGTCCTCACGTTCGCCGAACAGTGGGGCCACCACCAGGAGGCCCGCACCAACTTCGCGATCGGCATCGGCATCGGCGCCGCGATCGGTGCCGGGGTGATGTGCGCCGGCCTGCTCCGGCTGCCCTGGGCCGCCGGCACCCGGCGGATCGCCGGCCGGCACCTGCTCGACGCGTTGGTGATCGCGTTCGCGCTCTGGTTCGTCGGCTGGGTCCTCGTGTCGCCGCCGACGCAGATCTTCGGCCCGGCGACACCGCGCCCGTGCGTCGGCCTCTACGTCTCCGCCGCGGCCGCCGCCCTCGCGGTCGGCATCGTCGTGATCGTCACGATGCGCGGCGCCGGTTCCCGGCTGCGCCTGCTGCTTATGGGCTGCGGCGCGATCTCCGTGGCCGCCTGCGGCGTCGGGCTCACCGCCGGGCTCTGCCAGGCCGGCCCCGGCCTGGCCACGCTGAGCGGCGTGGTGATGCCGATCGCGCTGATGGTCGTCGCGTTCGCCGGCCGCGGCGTCGACACCGAGGCGATCGCCGAGCTCGACGTGATCCGCCGCGGCACCTCCTACGCGTTCGTCCCGATGCTCGCGATGGCCATCTCCGGGATGGTGCACGTGATGATCGGCGGCCAGTTCACCGCGATGGGCATCGCGCTCGGCAGCCTCGAGGGGTTCGCCCTGGTGGCCCGCCAGTTTGTCGCGCTGCGCGACGTGCGCAACTACGCGATCCGGCTGCAAGACGGCGAGGCGCACTTCAAGGAGCTGGCACACACCGACCCGCTGACCGGCCTGGCCAACCGCCGCGGCCTGCTCCGCGCGCTCGCCGAAGAGGTCGAGCCAGGCAAGCCGTGCGTGCTGCTCGGCCTCGACCTCGACGGCTTCAAGAACGTCAACGACATGCGCGGCCACGACGTCGGCGACGACGTGCTGGTCGAGGTCGGCCAGCGGCTGCGGATGAACCTGCGCCCCGGCGACGTGGCGGCCCGGCTCGGTGGCGACGAGTTCGCGGTGCTGATGTGGGCCAAACCGCACGAGGCCCAGGGCGCGGCCGAGCGACTGCTCCGGGTGCTCAACAAGCCCTACGAGCAGAAGTCCGGCCGGGTGTTCCTGAGCGTCAGCATCGGTGTCGCCGGTGGCGAGACGGCGTCCGACGAGTCCACCCTGCTCCAGCACGCCGACCTGGCGCTGCGCTACGCCAAGCAGCGCGGCAAGAACCGGGTCGAGCGCTACCACGCCTCCTACGACCAGCTCCTGCGCCGCCGCACCACCCTCGAGCACGAGATGCGCGGCGCGATCGAGCGGGGCGAGCTGCACCTCGCGTTCCAGCCCGTGGTGATCATGCCGTCGGTGCAGCCGGTCGGCGCCGAGGCGCTGCTCCGCTGGCACCACCCCGACCTGGGCGCGATCCGCCCCGACGAGTTCATCCCGATCGCCGAAGAGTGCGGCATGATCGCCAAGCTCGGCGCCTGGGTCCTTCACCAGGCCTGCCACCAGCTCTCCCGCTGGTTGGCCGACGGGCACGATGTCTGGGTCAGCGTCAACGTCTCGCCGCGCGAGCTGCACGCGCCGGAATATGTCGACCAGGTCGCCGAGGCGCTGCGCGCACACCGGGTGCCGCCGCAGCGGCTGGTGCTCGAGGTCACCGAGCACGCCGTCGCCACCGACCTCGACGAGCTGATCAAGCGGCTGCGGGCGCTGCGCGCGATCGGCGTCCGCATCGCGCTCGACGACTTCGGCACCGGCTACTCATCGCTCGGCCAGCTCCGCCGGCTGCCGATCGACATCCTCAAGATCGACCACAGCCTGGTCGCCGAGGCCGAGCCGGGCGGCGACCGGGCCCTCCCGCCGCTGATCACGCTCGCCGGTGGCCTCGATCCGCTGGGCAACACGAAGCCGACCCGCCCGAAGGGCGGCCCGCTGGTCGACATCGTGGTCCGGCTGGGCCACCGGCTCGGGCTAGAGGTGATCGCCGAGGGCGTCACCAACCAAAACGAGCTGTCCGCCGTGCTCGACGCCGGCTGCCGTTTCGGGCAGGGCCAGCTCTTCGGCTGGGGCGTCCCGGCCGAACACCTCGAAGCCATGCTCGACGCCGCGACGTCGCCCGGTGCGCGACGCGACAGAACCACCCGTTCGAGTACGGTCGGCGAAAAGTTGGCTGATCGCCCCGCATGCGGGGAGCTCGCTCCGCCAGCTCAGCGGGCCGTCGCGACACCCCCGGCCCAGGATGTGGGATCAGTTGACTCATCCCGCGAGATACGCCAAAGTTAG
- a CDS encoding PH domain-containing protein: MADMNRVRFRPHQSILIAAFIAFVGVLPIAFGPSLPSDTVSADDGSPVRWLFVPLLLIPIAVFVWVLRSGTDADASGVRVRGLLASKRIPWSEIRELATDKRGRAVALLRDGYAVNLASVRQDDVSRLVAASGNPIVWHKNTAEDQ; this comes from the coding sequence ATGGCCGACATGAACCGGGTACGTTTCCGTCCGCATCAGTCGATCTTGATTGCCGCGTTCATCGCCTTTGTCGGTGTGCTGCCGATCGCTTTCGGGCCGAGTTTGCCGTCCGACACCGTCTCGGCTGACGACGGTTCGCCGGTGCGGTGGCTGTTCGTACCCCTGTTGCTTATCCCGATTGCGGTTTTTGTCTGGGTTCTTCGGTCTGGCACCGACGCCGACGCCTCCGGGGTGCGCGTGCGCGGGCTGCTCGCCAGCAAGCGGATCCCCTGGTCAGAGATTCGCGAGCTGGCCACCGACAAGCGCGGTCGGGCGGTCGCGCTGCTGCGTGACGGCTACGCGGTCAACCTGGCCTCCGTGCGGCAAGACGACGTGAGCCGGCTGGTCGCGGCCAGCGGCAACCCCATCGTCTGGCACAAGAACACAGCCGAGGATCAGTAG
- the glyA gene encoding serine hydroxymethyltransferase: protein MHVPPIPHLTASDPDLAALIEAEATRQHDKLRMIASENYVSEAVLEASSTVLTNKYSEGYAGKRYYEGQQLIDPIETLAIDRAKSLFGVDHANVQPYSGSPANLAVYLAFLSPGDTVMGMSLPMGGHLTHGWSVSATGKWFNPVRYDVDRTSGRIDLDQVRDLARAERPKVIFCGGTAVPRTIDFPGFATIAREVGAILVADIAHIAGLIAGGAHPSPVGHADVITTTTHKTLRGPRGAMIMTTAEHATAIDKAVFPGLQGGPHNHTTAAIAVALKEASTADFRRYAHQVVANASALATALTGHGFTLISGGTDNHLILADLTSKGIAGKPAAQALDRAGIELNYNTVPFDTRKPFDPSGIRLGTSALTTRGLTEEHMPQVAAWMDETVTAALKDDEATIDRIAGEVRGLLSAFPMPGYRAA from the coding sequence GTGCACGTGCCACCGATTCCACACCTGACCGCGTCAGACCCCGATCTCGCCGCGCTGATCGAGGCCGAGGCCACCCGCCAGCACGACAAGCTGCGAATGATCGCTTCTGAGAACTACGTCTCCGAAGCGGTGCTCGAGGCCAGTTCCACGGTGCTGACCAACAAATACAGCGAGGGCTACGCGGGCAAGCGTTACTACGAGGGCCAGCAGCTCATCGACCCCATCGAGACGCTGGCCATCGACCGGGCCAAGAGCCTGTTCGGTGTCGACCACGCCAACGTCCAGCCCTACTCGGGCTCGCCCGCCAACCTCGCCGTCTACCTGGCGTTCCTTTCGCCGGGCGACACGGTGATGGGCATGTCGCTGCCGATGGGCGGCCACCTGACCCACGGCTGGTCGGTGTCGGCGACCGGCAAGTGGTTCAACCCGGTCCGCTACGACGTCGACCGCACGTCCGGCCGGATCGATCTCGACCAGGTCCGCGACCTGGCCCGCGCCGAACGTCCGAAGGTGATCTTCTGCGGCGGCACCGCCGTACCCCGGACCATTGATTTCCCGGGTTTCGCCACCATCGCCCGCGAGGTCGGCGCGATCCTGGTCGCCGACATCGCACACATCGCCGGCCTGATCGCGGGCGGCGCACACCCGTCGCCGGTCGGCCACGCCGACGTGATCACCACAACCACACACAAGACCCTCCGCGGCCCGCGCGGCGCCATGATCATGACGACCGCCGAGCACGCGACGGCGATCGACAAGGCCGTCTTCCCGGGTCTGCAGGGCGGCCCTCACAACCACACGACGGCGGCGATCGCGGTCGCGCTGAAGGAAGCTTCCACGGCCGATTTCCGTCGCTACGCGCACCAGGTGGTCGCCAACGCTTCGGCGCTCGCGACGGCCCTGACCGGGCACGGCTTCACGCTGATCTCCGGCGGCACCGACAACCACCTGATCCTGGCCGACCTGACCAGCAAGGGCATCGCGGGCAAGCCGGCGGCGCAGGCACTCGACCGGGCGGGCATCGAACTCAACTACAACACGGTGCCGTTCGACACCCGCAAGCCCTTCGACCCGTCCGGCATCCGGCTGGGCACGTCGGCGCTGACCACGCGCGGGCTCACCGAGGAGCACATGCCGCAGGTGGCCGCGTGGATGGACGAGACGGTCACGGCCGCCCTAAAGGACGACGAGGCGACCATCGACCGCATCGCCGGCGAGGTGCGTGGTCTGCTTTCCGCCTTCCCGATGCCGGGGTATCGGGCGGCCTGA
- a CDS encoding VOC family protein produces the protein MEFVTELIPRLVVADGAAAVAFYQRALGASEGKRYTDDDGRIVHTELTIGSSRIHLKDEDGGDRAPTSLGGTPVIMHLGVTDADLAAKALVDAGASVVFPVSDHGYGMKDGRFADPYGHLWIVSEPIVES, from the coding sequence ATGGAGTTTGTCACCGAGTTGATTCCCCGCCTCGTCGTCGCCGACGGTGCCGCCGCCGTCGCGTTCTACCAGCGTGCCCTCGGCGCGAGCGAAGGCAAGCGCTACACCGACGACGACGGCCGCATCGTCCACACCGAGCTCACCATCGGCAGTTCGCGGATCCACCTCAAAGACGAAGACGGCGGCGACCGCGCGCCGACCTCGCTGGGCGGCACCCCGGTCATCATGCATCTCGGCGTCACCGACGCCGACCTCGCCGCCAAGGCCCTGGTCGACGCCGGCGCGAGTGTCGTCTTCCCGGTCTCCGACCACGGCTACGGCATGAAGGACGGTCGGTTCGCCGACCCCTACGGCCATCTCTGGATCGTGTCCGAACCGATCGTCGAGAGCTGA